From Elaeis guineensis isolate ETL-2024a chromosome 16, EG11, whole genome shotgun sequence, a single genomic window includes:
- the LOC105058879 gene encoding calcium-dependent protein kinase 5 isoform X2, whose protein sequence is MGNTCQGYFASKYFHRFDEPVDQSVSKRSRHNDQHHRRGSSDDPSSCLVPDDPSKQATTMRRATDSQSNSVLGHKTPNLRDLYTLGRKLGQGQFGTTYLCTEIGTGIDYACKSISKRKLISMEDVEDVKREIQIMHHLSGHKNVVAIKGAYEDPLYVHIVMELCEGGELFDRIIQRGHYSERKAAELTRIIVGVVEACHSLGVMHRDLKPENFLLVNKDDDSSLKAIDFGLSVFFKPGQIFTDVVGSPYYVAPEVLCKHYGPEADVWTAGVILYILLSGVPPFWAETQQGIFDAVLKGHIDFESEPWPMISDSAKDLIRKMLCSRPSERLTAHEVLCHPWICENGVAPDRALDPAVLSRLKQFSAMNKLKKMALRVIAESLSEEEIAGLREMFTAMDTDNSGAITFDELKEGLKRYGSNLKESEIRALMDADTLI, encoded by the exons ATGGGCAACACATGCCAGGGATATTTCGCGAGCAAGTATTTCCACCGCTTCGACGAGCCCGTGGACCAGTCGGTATCTAAACGGAGCCGCCACAACGACCAGCACCACCGGCGCGGCTCCTCCGACGACCCCTCCTCCTGCCTGGTCCCTGACGATCCCTCCAAGCAGGCCACCACCATGCGGCGGGCCACCGACTCCCAGTCCAACTCCGTCCTCGGCCACAAGACCCCCAACCTCCGGGACCTCTACACTCTTGGCCGGAAGCTGGGGCAGGGGCAGTTTGGAACCACCTATCTCTGCACCGAGATCGGCACCGGCATAGATTATGCCTGCAAGTCCATCTCCAAGAGGAAGCTGATATCGATGGAGGATGTCGAGGACGTGAAGCGGGAGATCCAGATCATGCACCACCTCTCTGGCCACAAGAATGTCGTCGCGATCAAGGGGGCATACGAGGATCCTCTCTACGTCCACATAGTGATGGAATTGTGCGAGGGAGGGGAGCTTTTCGATAGAATTATACAGAGAGGTCACTACAGCGAGCGCAAGGCGGCCGAGCTGACGAGGATCATCGTCGGGGTCGTGGAGGCATGCCACTCGCTTGGTGTCATGCACCGGGATCTCAAGCCGGAGAATTTCCTGCTGGTGAATAAGGATGATGACTCGTCCCTGAAGGCGATCGATTTTGGGCTCTCTGTCTTCTTCAAACCTG GCCAGATTTTCACAGATGTGGTAGGGAGCCCGTATTATGTTGCTCCTGAGGTACTGTGCAAGCACTATGGGCCAGAAGCTGATGTTTGGACAGCTGGTGTAATACTTTACATATTGTTGAGTGGCGTACCACCTTTCTGGGCTG AAACACAGCAAGGGATCTTTGATGCCGTTTTGAAGGGACACATTGATTTTGAGTCAGAACCATGGCCTATGATCTCTGACAGTGCCAAGGACCTCATCAGAAAGATGCTTTGCTCCCGCCCTTCAGAACGCTTGACAGCCCATGAAGTACTAT GTCATCCTTGGATATGTGAGAATGGAGTCGCTCCTGATCGAGCACTGGATCCAGCAGTTCTCTCTCGCCTTAAACAATTTTCTGCAATGAATAAGTTGAAGAAGATGGCTTTAAGA GTTATAGCTGAAAGCCTTTCAGAGGAGGAGATTGCTGGACTAAGGGAAATGTTTACAGCAATGGACACAGACAACAGTGGTGCAATCACATTTGATGAGCTTAAAGAAGGCCTGAAAAGATATGGTTCTAATTTGAAAGAATCAGAAATTCGTGCTCTCATGGATGCG GATACCCTTATATGA
- the LOC105058879 gene encoding calcium-dependent protein kinase 26 isoform X1, with product MGNTCQGYFASKYFHRFDEPVDQSVSKRSRHNDQHHRRGSSDDPSSCLVPDDPSKQATTMRRATDSQSNSVLGHKTPNLRDLYTLGRKLGQGQFGTTYLCTEIGTGIDYACKSISKRKLISMEDVEDVKREIQIMHHLSGHKNVVAIKGAYEDPLYVHIVMELCEGGELFDRIIQRGHYSERKAAELTRIIVGVVEACHSLGVMHRDLKPENFLLVNKDDDSSLKAIDFGLSVFFKPGQIFTDVVGSPYYVAPEVLCKHYGPEADVWTAGVILYILLSGVPPFWAETQQGIFDAVLKGHIDFESEPWPMISDSAKDLIRKMLCSRPSERLTAHEVLCHPWICENGVAPDRALDPAVLSRLKQFSAMNKLKKMALRVIAESLSEEEIAGLREMFTAMDTDNSGAITFDELKEGLKRYGSNLKESEIRALMDAADVDNSGTIDYGEFIAATVHLNKLEREEHLVAAFSYFDKDGSGYITVDELQQACKEHNMTDVLIEDIIKEVDQDNDGCIDYDEFVAMMQKGNMGIGPIGRRTMRNTFNFTMRDTPGGPDI from the exons ATGGGCAACACATGCCAGGGATATTTCGCGAGCAAGTATTTCCACCGCTTCGACGAGCCCGTGGACCAGTCGGTATCTAAACGGAGCCGCCACAACGACCAGCACCACCGGCGCGGCTCCTCCGACGACCCCTCCTCCTGCCTGGTCCCTGACGATCCCTCCAAGCAGGCCACCACCATGCGGCGGGCCACCGACTCCCAGTCCAACTCCGTCCTCGGCCACAAGACCCCCAACCTCCGGGACCTCTACACTCTTGGCCGGAAGCTGGGGCAGGGGCAGTTTGGAACCACCTATCTCTGCACCGAGATCGGCACCGGCATAGATTATGCCTGCAAGTCCATCTCCAAGAGGAAGCTGATATCGATGGAGGATGTCGAGGACGTGAAGCGGGAGATCCAGATCATGCACCACCTCTCTGGCCACAAGAATGTCGTCGCGATCAAGGGGGCATACGAGGATCCTCTCTACGTCCACATAGTGATGGAATTGTGCGAGGGAGGGGAGCTTTTCGATAGAATTATACAGAGAGGTCACTACAGCGAGCGCAAGGCGGCCGAGCTGACGAGGATCATCGTCGGGGTCGTGGAGGCATGCCACTCGCTTGGTGTCATGCACCGGGATCTCAAGCCGGAGAATTTCCTGCTGGTGAATAAGGATGATGACTCGTCCCTGAAGGCGATCGATTTTGGGCTCTCTGTCTTCTTCAAACCTG GCCAGATTTTCACAGATGTGGTAGGGAGCCCGTATTATGTTGCTCCTGAGGTACTGTGCAAGCACTATGGGCCAGAAGCTGATGTTTGGACAGCTGGTGTAATACTTTACATATTGTTGAGTGGCGTACCACCTTTCTGGGCTG AAACACAGCAAGGGATCTTTGATGCCGTTTTGAAGGGACACATTGATTTTGAGTCAGAACCATGGCCTATGATCTCTGACAGTGCCAAGGACCTCATCAGAAAGATGCTTTGCTCCCGCCCTTCAGAACGCTTGACAGCCCATGAAGTACTAT GTCATCCTTGGATATGTGAGAATGGAGTCGCTCCTGATCGAGCACTGGATCCAGCAGTTCTCTCTCGCCTTAAACAATTTTCTGCAATGAATAAGTTGAAGAAGATGGCTTTAAGA GTTATAGCTGAAAGCCTTTCAGAGGAGGAGATTGCTGGACTAAGGGAAATGTTTACAGCAATGGACACAGACAACAGTGGTGCAATCACATTTGATGAGCTTAAAGAAGGCCTGAAAAGATATGGTTCTAATTTGAAAGAATCAGAAATTCGTGCTCTCATGGATGCG GCTGATGTGGACAACAGTGGTACCATTGACTACGGGGAATTTATTGCTGCAACGGTACATCTTAACAAACTGGAACGTGAAGAACATTTGGTGGCAGCATTTTCTTATTTTGACAAGGATGGAAGTGGTTATATAACAGTTGATGAGCTTCAGCAAGCTTGCAAAGAGCATAACATGACAGATGTTCTCATTGAAGACATTATCAAAGAAGTTGATCAAGATAAT GATGgttgtattgactatgatgagtttGTCGCTATGATGCAAAAGGGCAATATGGGAATTGGCCCAATTGGAAGAAGAACCATGCGGAATACTTTTAATTTTACCATGAGGGATACCCCTGGAGGTCCTGATATTTAA